A stretch of Brassica napus cultivar Da-Ae chromosome C6, Da-Ae, whole genome shotgun sequence DNA encodes these proteins:
- the LOC106363133 gene encoding uncharacterized protein LOC106363133, with protein sequence MPPQKQTPEEQQEELRATLENFTTTLRETLLHAVETALTTVIQRQQQPQDNAANQPREDDTDEDLADNLFANEEPRNIRNQVRNVAPAEHQLNRREHQPEERRWDMGFHVEIPEFNGNLNTEEFLDWLSSIEEILEYKRVPGDQCVPLIASRFKNRAMAWWQQIKELRHRAGKPRIDTWERLKKHMRRAFLPYNYERTLYNKLQTLRQGSRSVDEYATDFFLMVARTILAETEEQLVSRFIGGLRFQIQTALQQFNPTTVSEAHQRALAMELQFRSSWNSGTNRARNGSQSSDSTTATDATQPRLSSTRSAEAPATNTETIAQSRPARTGALRCFTCGETGHRQTACPNQNRRGLLNQDINLEDEPKYDEYDSDSQQEPEIELIAGDTGAHTLVLRRNCLLPRSTQESWLRSTLFRSTCTINGKICKLIIDSGSCTNVLSALAVKKLDLKTVAHPSPYKLAWLNKGIEITVSRQTEVSFSIGSYLDTVCCDVVPMDACHLLLGRPWQFDKDATHRGKSNTYSFEFKGRTVTLLPSPEHQTSDESSSSTATTSNTKPGTTLLMLPKAEFEAQV encoded by the coding sequence ATGCCACCACAAAAACAAACACCAGAAGAACAGCAGGAGGAGCTCCGTGCGACTCTCGAAAATTTCACAACCACTCTACGTGAGACTCTTCTCCATGCTGTTGAAACAGCCCTTACAACGGTTATTCAACGTCAACAACAACCACAAGACAATGCAGCTAACCAACCTCGCGAAGATGACACAGACGAAGATTTAGCCGACAATCTGTTCGCCAATGAAGAACCACGCAATATCCGAAACCAAGTTCGTAATGTCGCTCCAGCTGAGCATCAACTCAACCGACGAGAACATCAGCCGGAAGAAAGACGTTGGGATATGGGATTTCACGTGGAGATTCCTGAATTTAACGGCAATCTTAACACCGAAGAATTCTTGGATTGGTTAAGTTCTATTGAAGAAATCTTGGAATATAAACGTGTTCCGGGAGATCAATGTGTCCCTTTAATCGCCTCACGCTTTAAAAATAGAGCCATGGCATGGTGGCAACAGATTAAAGAATTAAGACATCGTGCGGGTAAACCACGCATAGATACATGGGAGCGACTCAAGAAACATATGCGCCGGGCATTCTTACCGTACAACTACGAGCGCACCCTCTATAATAAACTCCAAACTCTCCGTCAAGGATCTCGTTCAGTAGACGAATATGcaacagatttttttcttatggtAGCTCGAACCATACTCGCGGAAACGGAGGAACAGCTGGTCTCCCGTTTCATAGGGGGTCTACGCTTTCAGATTCAAACCGCGTTGCAACAATTCAACCCCACCACAGTCTCAGAAGCTCACCAGCGTGCCTTGGCCATGGAGCTACAATTCCGCTCCTCCTGGAATTCAGGAACTAACAGAGCGCGTAACGGGTCTCAATCCAGTGACTCAACAACGGCAACTGATGCCACCCAACCACGATTGTCTTCAACTCGATCAGCTGAAGCACCAGCAACAAATACAGAGACAATTGCTCAATCTCGACCTGCTCGAACAGGGGCCCTCCGTTGTTTCACATGTGGAGAAACCGGGCATAGACAAACAGCATGTCCCAATCAAAATCGTCGTGGTCTCTTGAATCAAGATATTAATCTTGAGGATGAACCAAAATATGATGAGTATGACTCCGACTCGCAACAAGAACCGGAAATCGAACTCATCGCCGGTGACACAGGCGCTCATACGTTGGTCCTGCGACGTAACTGCCTCTTACCACGCTCAACACAAGAGTCATGGTTGCGATCAACGTTATTCCGTTCTACATGCACCATTAATGGAAAAATATGCAAACTCATTATTGATTCCGGGAGCTGCACGAATGTACTTTCGGCATTGGCAGTAAAGAAACTCGACCTCAAAACCGTTGCTCACCCTTCTCCCTACAAGCTCGCTTGGCTTAATAAAGGAATCGAGATCACAGTGTCTCGCCAAACTGAGGTATCTTTTTCCATCGGATCCTATCTCGACACAGTGTGctgtgatgtggttcctatGGACGCTTGCCATCTTCTTCTCGGACGTCCTTGGCAATTCGACAAGGACGCAACGCATCGTGGTAAATCAAACACGTACAGCTTTGAGTTCAAAGGTCGCACAGTCACTTTGCTACCCTCTCCGGAACATCAAACTTCTGACGAATCCTCATCATCAACGGCGACCACATCAAATACAAAACCGGGAACAACATTACTCATGCTTCCAAAAGCCGAGTTTGAAGCTCAGGTTTGA